The Silvanigrella paludirubra genome includes a window with the following:
- a CDS encoding substrate-binding periplasmic protein: MYLKKILFILIFFNFKLIAFAKNESLYIVRGDGEYPPNEFTENSKVIGVHVDLIQAVLKKLNWTYKYESYPWSRAQLMAEKGDVDAISYIAPNPERNKYLWFENSLLSQSNFYFWILAKNKDKIFYDGDINKFAQSISSLGLIKGFYYQDIITKSSFNLEYSNNESTTLQKMLKERMPVYFGEYYTFDILLKKEKMRKYFIHLKPSIYVSRNYIAFSKKLNKSKEEQQLAQNRAISFSNELNNFKKTPEYNLILKKYNAEE, encoded by the coding sequence ATGTACCTAAAAAAAATTTTATTTATACTTATTTTTTTTAACTTTAAATTAATCGCTTTTGCAAAAAATGAAAGCTTATATATCGTCCGCGGTGATGGAGAATATCCACCCAATGAATTTACAGAAAACTCAAAAGTTATTGGAGTTCATGTAGATTTAATTCAAGCGGTCTTAAAAAAATTAAATTGGACTTATAAATATGAAAGTTATCCTTGGTCAAGAGCCCAACTTATGGCAGAAAAAGGGGATGTTGATGCCATTAGTTATATTGCACCAAATCCAGAACGTAATAAATACTTATGGTTTGAAAATTCTTTATTATCACAAAGTAATTTCTATTTTTGGATTTTAGCAAAAAATAAAGATAAAATATTTTACGATGGTGATATTAATAAATTTGCGCAAAGTATTTCCTCATTAGGATTAATTAAAGGATTTTATTATCAAGATATAATCACAAAAAGCTCATTTAATCTTGAATATAGTAACAATGAAAGTACTACATTACAAAAAATGCTAAAAGAACGCATGCCTGTTTATTTTGGAGAATATTATACATTTGATATTCTTTTGAAAAAAGAAAAAATGAGAAAATATTTTATTCATTTAAAACCAAGTATCTATGTATCAAGAAATTATATCGCTTTTTCTAAAAAACTAAATAAGAGTAAAGAGGAACAGCAATTAGCTCAAAATAGAGCTATTTCATTTAGCAATGAATTAAATAATTTTAAAAAAACCCCAGAATATAATCTAATTTTAAAAAAATATAACGCCGAAGAATAA
- a CDS encoding chitinase yields the protein MSLNYFKYYLLLLNFIFLESIALANILNPKIKMTPYDDITVGAIWNDWQNYPNGRPLDLVPIANETSTDEFVLAFLQSIEGKCKAGWAGISAMSVDSGWGKFLTDKLTENNKKYSISLGGANGLNLAFTCEINELLDIYENIYLVYHPNGLDFDIEGSFQSDFKSIAKMLKVIKKFQINHSETKITFTLATMPEGLTAEGEWLIKAAKSEGIHFIVNIMAMDYGYSYNQNMADYAIQAANNLFSFLKIQYSNYSDYDIWQMIAITPMIGLNDVTTENFSLHDADKLKTFANQFNIGGLHMWSVKRDNPCSSSFVLPTCSSNNNQKKNYEYLMHFNN from the coding sequence ATGAGCTTAAATTATTTCAAATATTACTTATTATTATTAAATTTTATTTTTTTAGAAAGTATTGCTTTAGCAAATATATTAAATCCAAAAATAAAAATGACACCATATGATGATATTACAGTTGGAGCTATTTGGAATGATTGGCAGAACTATCCAAACGGAAGGCCGTTAGATCTTGTTCCAATAGCAAATGAAACAAGTACAGATGAATTTGTTTTAGCATTCCTCCAATCTATAGAAGGAAAATGTAAAGCTGGGTGGGCTGGAATTTCAGCCATGTCTGTAGATTCTGGGTGGGGAAAATTTCTTACAGATAAATTAACAGAAAATAATAAAAAATATTCTATTTCATTAGGTGGTGCAAATGGATTAAATTTGGCTTTTACATGCGAAATTAATGAATTATTAGATATATATGAAAATATATATCTGGTTTATCACCCTAATGGATTGGATTTTGATATTGAGGGCAGCTTTCAATCTGATTTTAAGTCAATCGCAAAAATGTTAAAAGTTATAAAAAAATTTCAGATAAATCATTCAGAAACAAAAATAACATTTACCTTAGCTACCATGCCTGAAGGTTTAACAGCAGAAGGTGAGTGGTTAATTAAAGCTGCTAAGTCAGAGGGAATTCATTTTATAGTTAATATTATGGCTATGGATTATGGTTATTCTTATAATCAAAATATGGCAGACTATGCAATACAAGCAGCGAATAATTTATTTTCATTTCTAAAAATTCAATATTCAAATTATTCAGATTACGACATTTGGCAAATGATAGCAATAACGCCAATGATTGGTCTAAATGATGTAACGACAGAAAATTTTTCTCTTCATGATGCAGATAAATTAAAAACGTTTGCAAATCAATTTAATATAGGCGGGCTTCATATGTGGTCTGTTAAAAGAGATAATCCTTGTTCATCATCTTTTGTTTTACCAACATGTTCAAGTAATAATAATCAGAAAAAAAATTATGAATACTTAATGCATTTTAATAATTAA